A single genomic interval of Helianthus annuus cultivar XRQ/B chromosome 6, HanXRQr2.0-SUNRISE, whole genome shotgun sequence harbors:
- the LOC110944641 gene encoding uncharacterized protein LOC110944641, whose protein sequence is MSNPVCWGEVGPRELAHQDIVRATNEKIDVARAHLKAAQDRQKAYADKRRRPIEFQVGDKVMLKVSPWKGVIRFRKKGKLSPRFIGPFAIVERIGKVAYRLELPEELSGIHSTFHVSHLRKCLADETTCVHYDDIEVDDRLNYVVRPIAILDRKVKTLRNKEISQVRVKWEHKKGADTTWESEEEMQRLYPTLFGT, encoded by the coding sequence ATGTCGAACCCGGTATGTTGGGGCGAAGTGGGCCCACGTGAGCTTGCCCATCAAGATATAGTACGAGCCACAAACGAAAAGATTGATGTGGCACGAGCTCACTTGAAAGCGGCCCAAGACAGGCAAAAAGCGTATGCCGACAAAAGAAGGAGGCCAATCGAATTTCAGGTTGGCGACAAAGTCATGCTCAAAGTGTCGCCATGGAAGGGGGTTATCCGGTTTAGAAAGAAAGGGAAGTTGAGCCCAAGATTTATCGGGCCATTTGCGATTGTTGAACGAATTGGAAAAGTAGCTTACCGTCTTGAGCTACCGGAAGAGTTAAGCGGGATTCATAGCACTTTTCATGTGTCACACCTCCGGAAATGCCTAGCCGATGAAACGACTTGTGTCCACTACGACGATATCGAGGTGGATGACAGATTGAACTATGTGGTAAGACctattgcgattttagatcgtaaggtGAAAACCTTAAGAAACAAAGAGATTAGCCAAGTGAGGGTCAAATGGGAACACAAGAAAGGGGCGGATACCACGTGGGAATCCGAAGAAGAGATGCAACGACTATACCCTACCTTATTCGGTACGTGa